The following coding sequences are from one Triticum aestivum cultivar Chinese Spring chromosome 5A, IWGSC CS RefSeq v2.1, whole genome shotgun sequence window:
- the LOC123103162 gene encoding probable non-specific lipid-transfer protein 3 produces MARLNSKAVVAAVVLAAVVLMMAGREASAALSCGQVDSKLAPCVAYVTGRASSISKECCSGVQGLNGMARSSSDRKIACRCLKSLATSIKSINMGKVSGVPGKCGVSVPFPISMSTNCDTVN; encoded by the coding sequence ATGGCTCGTCTCAACAGCAAGGCTGTGGTGGCCGCCGTGGTCCTGGCGGCGGTGGTGCTGATGATGGCCGGCAGGGAGGCCTCGGCGGCGCTGTCGTGCGGGCAGGTGGACTCCAAGCTCGCGCCGTGCGTGGCGTACGTGACGGGGAGGGCGTCCTCGATCAGCAAGGAGTGCTGCTCCGGCGTGCAGGGGCTGAACGGCATGGCCCGCAGCAGCTCGGACCGCAAGATAGCGTGCAGGTGCCTCAAGAGCCTCGCCACCAGCATCAAGTCCATCAACATGGGCAAGGTCTCCGGCGTGCCCGGCAAGTGCGGCGTCAGTGTGCCCTTCCCCATCAGCATGTCCACCAACTGCGAC